In one window of Miscanthus floridulus cultivar M001 unplaced genomic scaffold, ASM1932011v1 fs_561_1_2, whole genome shotgun sequence DNA:
- the LOC136532253 gene encoding uncharacterized protein: MEVAKRVIVMYLRCFTGDQPCQWLRWLPWAEYIYNTAYQTSLHDTSFQVVYGWDPPTIRSYEPGETHVAVVAKSMADRDEFLEDVRYRLEQAQAVQKLHYDKLHRQVSYAVGDWVLLHLRRRPAASLP, from the coding sequence ATGGAGGTAGCCAAACGCGTCATTGTCATGTACCTACGCTGCTTCACCGGTGACCAGCCCTGTCAGTGGCTTCGCTGGCTGCCGTGGGCGGAATACATCTACAACACGGCCTATCAAACTTCGCTCCACGACACGTCGTTCCAGGTGGTCTACGGCTGGGACCCGCCTACCATTCGGTCCTATGAGCCGGGTGAGACTCATGTCGCTGTCGTCGCCAAGAGCATGGCAGACCGTGACGAGTTTCTGGAAGACGTCCGCTACCGGCTTGAACAAGCCCAGGCGGTCCAGAAGCTACACTACGACAAGCTGCATCGGCAAGTCTCCTACGCGGTGGGCGACTGGGTTCTACTCCATCTACGCCGTCGGCCGGCCGCCTCACTGCCCTAG
- the LOC136532257 gene encoding uncharacterized protein, producing the protein MDLETENRLASLLIEEARRLQLEADREGVHAYLRKPNVRHRPNSRFLTATVHGVQQANRVVEVNEMWRAREKELELESKMKSRSNDRDDFRGEKRKSELRNHSSSSRVEQEGTTYNKSYSDQEDGLRDDEIERFLHSRVKRGRGTIGSRMDEPGPYLDSLPRHQDNVPSPDIRVEEKWERGVQGPEKDSFLRSKSPDGHWHKDTLDGRASSSEPLSKKEKKKKSEKKDKREKKKEKDKKKYKHRHHRNHKSRRRE; encoded by the exons ATGGATCTGGAGACAGAGAATCGTCTTGCTTCTTTGCTAATTGAAGAGGCGCGGAGATTGCAGTTAGAGGCTGATAGGGAAGGTGTTCATGCATATCTTCgaaaacctaatgttaggcatCGTCCAAACTCACGGTTCCTCACAGCCACAGTTCACGGAGTTCAGCAAG CAAACCGTGTTGTAGAGGTCAATGAAATGTGGCGTGCCAGGGAAAAGGAACTGGAGTTGGAGTCAAAGATGAAAAGCAGAAGTAACGACCGTGATGATTTTAGAGGCGAGAAGCGCAAAAGTGAATTGAGAAACCATAGCTCCAGCTCAAGGGTTGAACAAGAAGGGACCACTTATAATAAATCTTACTCAGACCAGGAGGATGGTCTCAGGGATGATGAGATTGAAAGATTTCTTCATTCAAG GGTGAAGCGAGGACGTGGGACCATTGGTTCTAGGATGGACGAGCCTGGTCCATATCTTGATTCTTTGCCCCGTCATCAGGACAACGTACCTAGTCCTGACATACGTGTGGAAGAAAAATGGGAACGCGGAGTACAAGGCCCAGAGAAGGATTCATTTTTGAGATCCAAGTCTCCTGATGGTCATTGGCATAAGGATACTTTGGatggaagggcatcaagctctgAACCACTGagtaaaaaggaaaagaaaaagaagtcggAGAAAAAAGataagagagagaaaaagaaggaAAAGGACAAGAAGAAATACAAACATCGCCATCACCGCAATCACAAAAGCCGAAGACGAGAGTGA